From Salvia splendens isolate huo1 chromosome 16, SspV2, whole genome shotgun sequence, a single genomic window includes:
- the LOC121769919 gene encoding probable inactive receptor kinase At1g48480, protein MNHPMSIRHVILLLAAVLLFPSAAPDIASDRAALLALRAAVGGRVLLWNLSSPTPCAWPGVNCSPDNSSVVELHFPGMGLSGELPPKSFSNMTYLQTLSLRYNALSGPLPPDLFTSLTSLRNLYLQHNFFTGELPQTLFSLTSLVRLNLAENNFSGPISPGFANLTRLGTLYLQKNRFSGPIPALDLPALVQFNVSSNNLTGSIPNSLSKNPKSSFLGNSLCGEPLNSCGNANPKKKKLSAGAIAGIVIASVVAVFVILLLLFCLCRKRSRSKDEAHVANAKEVEAPPPPIPAPKSAESLFAAAGKEKEVAVEGDLKKGLVFFGKTGWSIELEDLLKASAEVLGKGTFGTAYKAVLETGLAVAVKRLRDVTMPEKEFRKKMEEIGRMDHPSLVPLRGYYYNGEEKLLVYEYLPLGSLSALLHGNKGASRTPLNWETRVGIALVAAKGVSYLHAQGPAISHGNIKSSNILLTKLYEGLVSDFGLAQLAGPAAAPNRVAGYRAPEVTDPHRVSQKADVYSFGVLLLELLTGKAPTHTLVNEEGVDLPRWVQSVVREEWTAEVFDLELLRYQNVEEDMVQLLQLAVDCTAQYPDKRPSMDDVVAKIEELCPPSGGVDVFEES, encoded by the exons ATGAATCACCCAATGAGCATCCGCCACGTCATCCTATTGCTGGCCGCGGTGCTCCTCTTCCCCTCCGCCGCGCCGGACATCGCCTCCGACCGCGCCGCCCTCCTCGCCCTCCGCGCCGCCGTGGGCGGCCGCGTCCTCCTCTGGAACCTCTCCAGCCCCACCCCCTGCGCCTGGCCCGGCGTCAACTGCTCCCCCGACAACTCCTCCGTCGTCGAGCTCCACTTCCCCGGAATGGGCCTCTCCGGCGAGCTCCCCCCCAAATCCTTCTCCAACATGACCTATCTGCAGACTCTCAGCCTCCGCTACAACGCCCTCTCCGGCCCCCTCCCGCCCGACCTCTTCACCTCCCTCACCTCCCTCCGCAATCTCTACCTGCAGCACAATTTCTTCACCGGCGAGCTTCCCCAAACCCTCTTCTCCCTCACCTCGCTGGTGCGGCTCAATCTAGCGGAGAACAACTTCTCCGGCCCGATTTCGCCGGGTTTCGCCAATTTGACCCGGTTAGGAACTCTCTATTTGCAGAAAAACCGCTTCTCCGGCCCGATCCCCGCCCTAGATCTGCCCGCCCTAGTTCAATTCAACGTTTCCAGCAATAACCTAACCGGCTCAATCCCCAATTCCCTTTCGAAAAACCCTAAATCCTCCTTCCTCGGCAATTCGCTCTGCGGCGAGCCTCTCAATTCGTGCGGAAACGCtaatccgaagaagaagaagctctCCGCCGGAGCAATTGCCGGCATTGTGATCGCCTCCGTCGTCGCGGTTTTCGTGATCCTGCTCCTCCTCTTCTGCCTGTGCAGGAAGCGCTCCAGATCCAAGGACGAAGCACACGTGGCGAATGCGAAGGAAGTTGAGGCTCCTCCGCCGCCGATTCCAGCGCCGAAATCGGCGGAGAGCCTCTTTGCGGCGGCGGGGAAGGAGAAGGAGGTGGCGGTGGAAGGGGATTTGAAGAAAGGGCTGGTTTTCTTCGGGAAAACAGGGTGGAGCATTGAATTGGAGGATCTGTTGAAGGCTTCGGCGGAGGTTTTGGGGAAGGGGACGTTCGGGACCGCGTATAAGGCCGTTCTGGAGACGGGGCTGGCCGTGGCGGTGAAGCGGCTGAGGGATGTGACAATGCCGGAGAAGGAGTTCAGGAAGAAGATGGAGGAGATTGGGAGAATGGATCATCCCAGTTTGGTGCCGTTGAGAGGTTATTACTACAATGGAGAGGAGAAGCTTCTTGTTTATGAGTACCTTCCATTGGGAAGCTTATCTGCCTTGTTACATG GAAACAAGGGGGCGAGCAGGACGCCGTTGAACTGGGAGACGAGGGTGGGCATCGCACTAGTGGCCGCGAAGGGGGTCTCGTACCTCCACGCGCAAGGACCAGCCATCTCCCACGGCAACATCAAGTCGTCCAACATCCTCCTCACGAAGTTGTACGAAGGTCTCGTCTCGGACTTCGGCCTAGCGCAGCTCGCGGGCCCCGCTGCCGCGCCGAACCGCGTCGCGGGCTACAGGGCGCCTGAGGTGACGGATCCCCACCGGGTCTCCCAGAAGGCGGACGTGTACAGCTTCGGCGTGCTGCTGCTGGAGCTGCTGACGGGGAAGGCTCCGACGCACACGCTGGTGAACGAGGAGGGCGTGGATCTCCCGCGGTGGGTCCAGTCCGTGGTGCGGGAGGAGTGGACGGCTGAGGTGTTCGACCTCGAGCTCCTCCGCTACCAGAATGTCGAGGAGGACATGGTGCAGCTGCTGCAGCTCGCGGTGGACTGCACCGCCCAGTACCCGGACAAGCGCCCCTCGATGGACGACGTGGTTGCGAAGATCGAGGAGCTGTGCCCTCCGAGCGGCGGCGTGGACGTCTTTGAGGAGTCGTGA